The proteins below are encoded in one region of Brassica napus cultivar Da-Ae chromosome A6, Da-Ae, whole genome shotgun sequence:
- the LOC111212978 gene encoding nucleolin 1 isoform X2 has protein sequence MGKKSATKVEAAPAAIKATKPLKKGKREPEDDLETKVNLKKQKKDVVAAVKKEKAEKKVPKKVESSDESDSSESEEEKKAKKVPAKKAPVKAASSSDDDDSSSDDEPAPKKATNGTVAKKAKDESSSEEESSDEEEVAVTKKPATAKPASKDSSSSEEDSEDESEDEKVKPVAKKAAPVATKAASSDSSEEDSDEESEDEKPAQKAKEGTKKAEKDSSSDDSGSEESESEDEKETPKKKSSDVEMVDAEKQQAKKVPAKKAPVKAASSSDDDDSSSDDEPTPKKATNGTVAKKAKDESSSEEESSDEEEVAATKKPAAAKPAAKDSSSSEEDSEDESEDEKVKPVAKKAAPVATKAASSSESSEEDSDEESEDEKPAPKAKEGTKKAEKDSSSDDSGSEESESEDEKETPKKKSSDVEMVDAEKQQPKTPSTPATGGTKTLFVGNLPFQVERSDVEEFFKEAGQVVDVRFATNRDDGSFRGFGHVEFASAGEAQKALEFHGRPLLGRELRLDVAQERGERPAYTPQSGTGNNSRSGGGGGQEVFVKGFDSSLAPNDIKSALTEHFASCGEITRVSVPVDRETGGSRGIAYVEFKEGTEKAFELNGSDMGGWNLVVDQPRPKENNSGGGFNSGGGFNSGRSNSFSGGRDNFRGRGSGRDGFRGRGRGGRDNGRGRPSFTSQGKKTVFNDE, from the exons ATGGGTAAAAAATCCGCCACCAAA GTTGAAGCAGCCCCTGCTGCCATTAAGGCGACCAAACCTTTGAAGAAAG GTAAGAGAGAGCCTGAGGATGATTTGGAAACCAAAGTGAACCttaagaagcagaagaaagacGTGGTTGCTGCTGTTAAGAAGGAGAAAGCTGAGAAGAAGGTGCCCAAGAAGGTGGAGAGCTCTGATGAGTCTGATTCCTCTGAGtctgaggaagagaagaag GCTAAGAAAGTTCCTGCCAAGAAGGCTCCAGTGAAGGCTGCTTCAAGCAGTGATGATGACGactcttcttcagatgat GAACCCGCACCAAAGAAGGCTACTAACGGAACTGTTGCAAAGAAGGCAAAGGATGAATCTTCTTCTGAGGAGGAATCTTCAGATGAG GAAGAAGTTGCTGTTACCAAGAAACCTGCTACAGCTAAGCCAGCTTCGAAGGATTCTTCATCCTCTGAGGAGGATTCAGAAGATGAATCCGAGGATGAGAAGGTGAAACCTGTTGCTAAGAAGGCAGCTCCTGTTGCTACCAAGGCTGCAAGTTCAGATTCGTCTGAGGAAGATTCTGATGAG GAAAGTGAagatgaaaaacctgcacaaAAGGCTAAAGAAGGTACCAAGAAGGCTGAAAAGGATAGCAGTAGCGATGACTCTGGCTCTGAGGAGTCTGAGAGTGAGGATGAGAAAGAAACCCCAAAGAAGAAG AGCTCTGATGTAGAAATGGTGGATGCTGAGAAGCAACAG GCTAAGAAAGTTCCTGCCAAGAAGGCTCCAGTGAAGGCTGCTTCAAGCAGTGATGATGACGactcttcttcagatgat GAACCCACACCAAAGAAGGCTACTAACGGAACTGTTGCGAAGAAGGCAAAAGATGAATCTTCTTCTGAGGAGGAATCTTCAGATGAG GAAGAAGTTGCTGCTACCAAGAAACCTGCTGCAGCTAAGCCAGCTGCGAAGGATTCTTCATCCTCTGAGGAGGATTCAGAAGATGAATCCGAGGATGAGAAGGTGAAGCCTGTTGCTAAGAAGGCAGCTCCTGTTGCTACCAAGGCTGCAAGCAGTTCAGAGTCGTCTGAGGAAGATTCTGATGAG GAAAGTGAAGATGAAAAACCTGCACCAAAGGCTAAAGAAGGTACCAAGAAGGCTGAAAAGGATAGCAGTAGCGATGACTCTGGCTCTGAGGAGTCTGAGAGTGAGGATGAGAAAGAAACCCCAAAGAAGAAG AGCTCTGATGTAGAAATGGTGGATGCTGAGAAGCAACAG cCAAAGACACCATCGACTCCTGCTACAGGAGGAACAAAGACACTCTTTGTTGGGAATCTCCCATTCCAAGTTGAAAGATCAGATGT TGAGGAATTCTTCAAGGAAGCTGGCCAAGTTGTTGATGTTAGATTTGCTACGAACAGGGATGATGGCAGCTTCAGAGGCTTTGGCCATGTTGAGTTTGCAAGCGCCGGAGAAGCACAGAAG GCACTTGAGTTTCACGGTAGACCTTTGCTCGGTCGTGAACTTCGTCTTGATGTTGCTCAAGAGAGGGGTGAAAGACCCGCTTACACTCCACAGAGCGG CACTGGTAATAACTCCAGaagcggtggtggtggaggcCAAGAGGTTTTCGTGAAGGGGTTTGACTCTTCTCTTGCTCCGAATGATATCAAGAGCGCCTTGACTGAACACTTTGCTTCATGTGGAGAGATCACAAGGGTCTCTGTTCCCGTTGACCGTGAAACTGGTGGTTCGAGAGG aatTGCTTACGTTGAGTTCAAAGAAGGCACAGAGAAGGcgtttgaacttaatggtagtGACATGGGAGGATGGAACCTCGTCGTTGATCAGCCTAGACCGAAGGAGAACAACAGTGGTGGTGGATTCAACAGTGGTGGTGGATTCAACAGTGGAAGGAGCAACAGCTTTAGCGGAGGAAGAGATAATTTCCGTGGCCGTGGCAGTGGAAGAGATGGTTTCCGTGGCCGTGGCAGAGGAGGAAGAGACAACGGCCGTGGAAGGCCTAGTTTCACTTCTCAAG gtaAGAAGACTGTCTTCAACGACGAGTAG
- the LOC125610140 gene encoding probable indole-3-pyruvate monooxygenase YUCCA10, whose translation METVVVIVGAGPAGLATSVCLNKHSIPNLILEKEDVYASLWKKRAYDRLKLHLAKNFCQLPFMPHGPDVPTFMPKEFFIDYLDAYVTRFDINPRYNRTVKFTMFDVSNNKWRVEAENTVTGEIEVYWSEFVVVATGENGDRYIPEVEGLNNFYGEVVHSSMYKSGRDYKDKNVLVVGGGNSGMEISFDLNNFDANTAVLIRTPRHILTKEEVYVGMTLLKYFPVRMVDTVVMMMSKARLFIYGDPSKYGLIRPNQGPFVTKFLTGRTPVIDVGTVRKIHEGKIQVINGGIRSIEGKTLTFENGLRQDFDVIVFATGYKSSVCNWLKNYEYVMRDDGFPKNPMPDHWKGEKNIYCAGFSRKGIAGAAQDAMSVAQDIKSILETARY comes from the exons ATGGAGACTGTAGTGGTGATTGTGGGAGCTGGACCAGCTGGTTTAGCAACATCAGTTTGTTTAAATAAACACTCAATCCCAAACTTGATCCTCGAGAAAGAAGACGTATATGCATCACTTTGGAAGAAACGAGCCTATGACCGTCTCAAACTTCACTTAGCCAAAAACTTCTGTCAGCTGCCTTTCATGCCACATGGTCCCGATGTTCCAACCTTCATGCCCAAAGAATTTTTCATAGATTACCTTGACGCTTATGTCACCCGTTTTGACATAAATCCTAGATATAACCGAACCGTGAAGTTCACAATGTTTGACGTGTCTAACAACAAGTGGAGGGTAGAGGCCGAAAACACAGTGACCGGAGAAATCGAAGTGTACTGGTCGGAGTTTGTCGTGGTCGCAACGGGAGAGAACGGAGATAGATACATTCCTGAGGTAGAAGGACTTAATAATTTCTATGGCGAGGTTGTGCATTCCAGTATGTACAAGTCCGGACGTGACTACAAAGATAAAAATGTTCTCGTAGTCGGAGGAGGAAACTCCGGGATGGAAATAAGCTTTGATCTAAATAACTTCGATGCTAATACCGCCGTTCTCATTAGGACTCCG AGACATATATTGACCAAAGAGGAAGTATACGTGGGGATGACACTGTTGAAATATTTCCCGGTGAGAATGGTTGACACAGTAGTGATGATGATGTCTAAGGCAAGATTATTTATATACGGAGATCCCTCCAAGTACGGGCTCATCCGACCAAACCAAGGTCCTTTTGTCACGAAATTCTTGACCGGGAGAACTCCAGTCATTGACGTGGGGACTGTCCGAAAAATTCACGAAGGAAAGATTCAG GTTATCAATGGTGGCATAAGAAGCATCGAAGGCAAGACCTTGACGTTTGAAAATGGACTGAGACAAGATTTTGATGTCATTGTGTTTGCGACTGGTTACAAAAGCTCTGTATGCAATTGGTTAAAG AACTATGAGTACGTGATGCGGGATGATGGCTTCCCCAAAAATCCAATGCCAGATCATTGGAAAGgagagaaaaatatttattgtgcTGGATTTTCAAGGAAGGGAATCGCTGGAGCCGCTCAAGATGCGATGTCTGTGGCCCAAGACATCAAATCTATTTTGGAAACGGCCAGATACTAA